One part of the Helicobacter cetorum MIT 99-5656 genome encodes these proteins:
- a CDS encoding HNH endonuclease signature motif containing protein, translating to MPHSKKKAKIYRVDNFKDIQEIMMDKSPSLLDYMHKYKNSEYVLYYKMLSHSDLPTFAKAVSKNHLDKNLLYYLSTEQMQSIEKKEERNFEVAKQSNISLSKRFWKDLNMADPRVSIKDSSISKNINDYAKVYLVNNTLKDFNYKLTLEIFKKLNKIFDSKKFNANTMEIKILNHQAFTPLELHQAVHGIGTSKDREFVKLRHNMFRNDLLYFLIEKTNSDKNLFIMPFRNPLFFSLLGITNSSYQAYMDKRLKIENNQAVKNATFFEKESMQRQHQNKWRKNLALEMMNYATTDRAVVCPLTWIEADFDDIGTLFKASHIKGYSECKENEKYDINNGLLLVANADALFDKHLITIDENKQLKFSYLLNNNHQLKSKLHLNNDILKEILNENRMAYLKHHRAVFEKEEQKRKTKKSDFNLTMFF from the coding sequence ATGCCTCATTCTAAGAAAAAAGCAAAAATTTATAGAGTGGATAATTTTAAAGACATTCAAGAAATAATGATGGATAAATCCCCATCTTTACTTGATTATATGCATAAGTATAAAAATAGTGAATATGTTCTTTATTACAAAATGTTAAGCCATTCAGATTTGCCTACTTTTGCTAAGGCAGTGAGTAAAAACCATTTGGATAAAAATTTACTTTATTATTTAAGCACAGAACAAATGCAAAGTATAGAAAAAAAAGAAGAAAGGAATTTTGAAGTCGCTAAGCAATCCAATATTAGCTTATCCAAACGATTTTGGAAAGATCTAAATATGGCAGACCCTAGAGTTAGCATAAAAGATAGCTCTATTTCAAAAAATATTAACGATTACGCTAAGGTGTATTTGGTTAATAATACTTTAAAAGATTTTAATTATAAGCTTACTTTAGAAATTTTTAAAAAACTAAATAAAATTTTTGATTCTAAGAAATTCAACGCTAATACTATGGAAATTAAAATCCTTAATCATCAAGCTTTTACCCCACTAGAACTCCATCAAGCTGTGCATGGAATAGGGACTTCAAAGGATAGAGAGTTTGTTAAATTAAGACATAATATGTTTAGAAACGATTTGTTGTATTTTTTAATAGAAAAAACTAATAGTGATAAGAATTTATTTATCATGCCTTTTAGAAACCCATTATTTTTTAGTCTTTTGGGCATCACCAATTCTAGTTATCAAGCCTATATGGATAAAAGACTTAAAATAGAAAATAATCAAGCCGTTAAAAATGCTACTTTTTTTGAAAAAGAGAGTATGCAACGCCAACACCAAAACAAATGGCGAAAAAATTTGGCTTTAGAAATGATGAATTATGCCACAACAGATAGGGCTGTAGTTTGTCCTTTAACTTGGATTGAAGCAGATTTTGATGACATAGGGACTTTATTTAAAGCCTCGCACATTAAAGGCTATAGCGAGTGTAAAGAAAATGAAAAATACGATATCAATAATGGCTTATTGCTCGTGGCTAATGCAGACGCTTTATTTGATAAGCATTTAATCACCATTGATGAGAATAAGCAATTAAAATTTTCTTATCTCTTAAATAACAACCACCAACTTAAATCAAAACTGCATTTGAATAATGATATTTTGAAAGAGATATTAAATGAAAATAGAATGGCGTATTTAAAACACCATAGAGCTGTTTTTGAGAAAGAAGAGCAAAAAAGAAAGACTAAGAAAAGTGATTTTAATTTAACAATGTTTTTTTGA